The following are encoded in a window of Urocitellus parryii isolate mUroPar1 chromosome 7, mUroPar1.hap1, whole genome shotgun sequence genomic DNA:
- the LOC144256242 gene encoding olfactory receptor 3A10-like, with translation MEPGAWGNRTGVTEFILLGLTGNRGLQPILFVIFFFAYLVTVGGNFSILAAIFVEPKLHTPMYYFLGNLSLLDIGCITVTVPPMLVCLLASQCRVPYAACISQLFFFHLLAGVDCHLLTAMAYDRYLAICRPLTYSTHMSREVQGALVGICCTVSFINALTHTVAVSVLDFCGPNVVNHFYCDLPPLFQLSCSSIHLNGQLLFVGATFMGVIPMILISVSYAHVAAAVLRIRSSEGRKKAFSMCGSHLTVVCIFYGTGFFSYMRLGSVSASDKDKGIGILNTILSPMLNPVIYSLRNPDVQGALKRVLTGKRPPA, from the coding sequence ATGGAGCCTGGTGCCTGGGGAAACAGGACAGGTGTCACTGAGTTCATCCTTCTTGGACTGACAGGAAATAGAGGACTGCAACCcattctttttgtcatttttttctttgcctatttaGTCACAGTGGGGGGCAACTTCAGCATTCTGGCTGCCATCTTTGTGGAGCCCaaactccacacccccatgtactacTTCCTGGGGAACCTCTCTCTGCTGGACATTGGGTGCATCACCGTCACCGTTCCTCCCATGCTGGTGTGTCTCCTGGCCTCCCAGTGCAGAGTTCCCTATGCCGCCTGCATTTCACAACTCTTCTTTTTCCACCTTCTGGCTGGTGTGGACTGTCACCTCTTGACTGCCATGGCCTACGACCGCTACCTGGCCATCTGCCGGCCCCTGACCTACAGCACTCACATGAGCCGTGAAGTCCAGGGTGCCCTGGTGGGCATCTGCTGCACCGTCTCCTTCATCAATGCTTTGACTCACACAGTGGCTGTATCAGTGCTTGACTTCTGTGGCCCTAATGTGGTCAATCACTTCTACTGtgacctccctccccttttccagCTCTCCTGCTCCAGCATCCACCTCAATGGGCAGCTACTGTTTGTGGGAGCCACCTTTATGGGGGTCATCCCCATGATCCTTATCTCAGTGTCCTATGCCCACGTTGCTGCTGCAGTCCTGCGGATCCGCTCATCTGAGGGCAGGAAGAAGGCCTTCTCCATGTGTGGCTCCCACCTCACTGTGGTCTGTATCTTTTATGGAACCGGCTTCTTCAGTTACATGCGCCTGGGTTCAGTCTCAGCCTCGGATAAGGACAAGGGGATTGGCATCCTCAATACTATCCTCAGTCCCATGTTGAACCCAGTCATCTACAGCCTCCGGAACCCTGATGTGCAGGGCGCCCTGAAGAGGGTGCTGACAGGGAAGAGGCCCCCAGCATGA